CCGCCTACAGCCTCTACTTCTCCGCCAACGCCGCCCTGATCGACTATGGGCGCATCTATGACGGAACCGACACCAACGGAACCCTCTGGCGGCGAGTGCAGTTGCTCGTGCCCGGCGCCAAGGAAACCCGCGATGACGTCATCAAGGTTGCCCCCGGCAAAGTAACTGACGCCATCTATACCGCCCACTGCTCGGCGGCCCCGGTCATTACCCTGCCCCCCAAGAAGTTCGCCGACTGGTGGGCGTTCATGGCCAACCAGTGTACCGAACTCTCTGCCGCCGTTTACGTCTACAATACCAGTACCGGCGCCGGGGCGTGGACCAGCAACTGGAGCAGTGCTTCAAAGTTGGCCGCCGAGGTTCCAACGGCCATCAAGGTGACCTTCACGATCCGCGGCAGGCGCTGCGAGGTCGTCTCCAACATTAACTGACGGCGGGAAGCGACCATGACATACTTGCGCTATCTTGCGTTGGGAATGGCGGCGATCAGCGCGGTTTCGAACCTCTCCGGCTGCCGCGGGTGCTCGTACCAGGAAAAGGCGCCGGACAAGTTCTACCAGCCTCCGCCCCCGCCGCCGACGACGGACGTGATCCAGATCATCCGCCAGTCGCCCCGGGGGCGACTGGACCTGACGCGCCTGTCCAAGCTCGCCGATGCGCCGGGATTCGACGTCGAAGGCGGCGAGCGAGGCAAAAAGGAAGGCTCGCCGCTCTACTGGGCCGCCCGCACGAATAGCGCCCCAGCCGTCAGCCTCCTGATTCAGAAAGGGGCCGATGTCAACAAGCCCGACTCCGCCGGCGAAACGCCGCTGATCGTCGCCGCGGCGCGCGGGCACGCGCAGGTGACTGTCGCCCTTGCCCAGGCCGGCGCCAATGTGAATCATCAAAGCGCTAACGGCAGGACCGCTCTGCATTCGGTTGCCGCTCAGGGCAATATCGAACTGGCCAAGGCGCTGGTAGATCGCGGCGCCAACATCAATGCCCAGGACCAGGGAGGCATGACGCCTCTTTTCACGGCCGCCAACGGCGGACAAGGCGAAATGGTGGAATGGCTTATGGATCACGGCGCCGACGCCAATATCGCCTCGGCCGACGGGATCCGCCCCATCCGGGTCGCTTTTCTGACCGGGCACGATGCGATTGTTCAACTGCTGCGAAAGAAAGGCGCCCGGGCCACCGCAGCGGATTTCCTCAAGCCCAAGGGATTACGCTGAGGCGACGCTCGCCGCCGGTTATCGCCGCGGCGCGTCCACCAAGGCAGGGTTCACCGCCCGCTTGCCAGGAGCTACGGCTTTCTTGGCGCCCAGCCGCCGCAGAAATGCTTCCATTTCGTGCTCTTCCTGCAGTATCGACGACGCCAGCGGCGTCATACCCTGGCACTCCGCATCGATGTCGGCGCCGTGCTTGACCAGCAGTTCGATCAGTTCATAGTTGCTCTGATTATACGCCTCGTAGATCGGCGTTGTGCCGTGCTTGGTCCTGGCGTTGACGTTGGCGCCCTTGGCGATCAGCATTTCGACGATCTCCGGCTTGGAGCCGCGGATCGCCTGGTGGATCGGCGCCTGACCGAAGTTGTCCTGGGTGTCAATCTTCGCCCCGGCCTTGATCAGATCCTCCACCACTTCCTTCGATCCGCCCAAGGCGGCCTCATGCAGCGCCGTCGTGCCCTGCCGCCCCTTGGCGTTGACGTCGGCGCCCTTGGCGATCAGCGTCTGCACCGAGGCGGGTTTGGCCATGCGGGCGGCCGATATCAGCGGCGGACCGGTCCGCTTGGCCTCTTCGCCGCCGTTGGGATCGGCCCCGCCGTCGATCAGCGCCGCCAGGCGCCGGGCGGCCGTCTGATCGTTGTCGCTGCGGAGAATCGCTTCCGGCGTCGGAGGCGGCGGGGTCTTCACCTTCGCCTTGTACGAGTCGTCGAGCGGGTTGGGCGGCGCCGTCGGGGCGCATCCGCGGCAGCCGCCGAGGTTCATGATGACTCCAGAACCCACAACCGCCAGAACCATGCCGGTGAAAACGCGAATCCATGTGCGGGAACTTTGTGCCGTCCTGTTCATCGTCCTCTCGCAGTGGGCTCAAGAGCCCGTTAGGCTGGCAGTGCTTATCGACCGGTACGGGGGGGCAAATCTTCTTCTACTATTATACAAGACAACACCGCCGCTGACTACTGGCACGAAATACTTCACTTATCGAAAGGCCTGAATATGACGGCAAAACGTGATAGGATCGTTCCATGTCCGCCCTGGCGCATCTGAGCCATCTGGCCCGCTACCATCTGCTGGGCCGCATGGAGCATCTGGTCCTTCATGTCACCGGCCGGTGCAATCTTCGCTGCGCCCATTGCTTTGTGGACTTCGCCCCCAGCGCCGATCTGCCCCTGGAGCGCTACCGCCGCCTGGCGCGCGAGGTGGGCAGCTTCTTCTGGCTCGACATCGGCGGCGGCGAACCGTTCCTGAGGGAGGACCTGCCCGAGATCGTGGCGCCGTTCAACTGCCACGTCCTGCACATTCCCACCAACGGCTTGAACACTGACGCGATCGTCGAATCGGCGCGGCAGATCCGCCGCCGCACCAAGGCGCGGTTGACGATGTCTATCAGCATCGACGGCCTGGAGGCCACGCACGATGAAATCCGAGGCCGCCCGGGCGTCTGGCGGCAGGCGTGGAAGACGTTCGACGCCCTGCGCGAGCTGGGCGTCAGCCTCCGCATCAACACGGTGCTGATGCGCCGCAACGCCGGCGAAATCATCCCGCTGATGCGCGAAGTGCGCCGCCGCAATCCGGACTTCCACTCCATCAGTTTCCATCGCGGCCACGCCGATGACCCGATGTTCGCCCTGCCTGACCTGGCGCAAGTGCGGGAGTTGGCCGGCGGCGTGTTCGAAATCCTCGGCACGTACGACTACGGCCAGAGGCCGCTGACCGCCGGCCTCCTGCGCAACTACCACCGCTATCTCTGGAAGCTGAGCGTCGAGACGCTCCAGCAGCAGCGGCAGGTAATCCCCTGCCTGGCCGGGCGGGCGCACCTGGCCGTGCTCGGCGACGGCAGCGTCAGCAGTTGTGAGATGCTCCCCAGCGTCGGCACGATCGCCACGCAGTCCTGGGCGGAGATTCTTTCGGGCGAAGCCTTGCGCCGACAGGTCGGCATGATCCGCGCCGGCGGGTGCTGCTGCACCCACAACTGCGCCATGCTCGACAACGTCCTGATGCGCCTGCGAAGCTTCTGGCCGCTGATCTGCCAGCGCGTGCCCGACGGCCGGGCGGAGAGGCGCTGACATGCCTGACGCGCCCGGCCTGAGCCTGTCGGTCGTCATTCCGTGCCTGAACGCCGCCGCCACCCTGCCAGCCCTTCTGGAAAGCCTCCAGGACCAGACGCTCAGCCGCGACCAGTACGAAATACTGCTGCTGGACGACGGCTCGGCCGACGGTACGTGCGGGGTCGCCCAGCGCTACCCCCGCGTCGCGATCAGCCGCCAACACGGCCGCGGACCCGGGGCGGCGCGCGAGGCGGGCACAGCAGAGGCCCGTGGCGAACTGGTCCTGTTTCTTGACAGCGACACCCGCGCCGCGCCCGATCTGCTCCAGCGGCACCTGCGGTATCACCGGGCGAATCCCGGCGTCGCCGCCACCGGCGGCAGCGTGCTGCCCGCAGCGCCGTTCAAAATCCTGAGCTGGCAGACGGTCGATCATCTCAGCAGTTGGTTCAACTGCCACCCCGCCGCAAGGTGCAAGGCCCCCCCGGAGTATCTGCCTTCCCTCAATTTCTGCATCAAGAAAGACCTCGTGCGAGGCTGCCACGTGCATTGGGCCGGCGGCCTGGAACACTCCGGCGAGGACGTGCTCTTCTGCCACGACCTGCGCCGCGAAGGGCTGACGCTGGCGTTTGTCCCTGAGGCGAGGGTCTATCACCACGATCGCCGCACCGCCGGGGCATACCTGCGCCACATGTACCGATGGGGACGCCATGCCCCGCACGTGCGCGGGCGGTTGGCGTCGCTGAAGTATTCGTTTCTCTTCCCCCGCAGCCGCGTGAAACTGCTCTTCACGCTGCCGCTGATCGTGATGGGCTACACGGCGCTGATCGCCGCCGCATGGCTGCACGCCAAACCGCTGACGGTTCTGATGTGCCTCCCGCAAATCCTTCTAGGCCGCCTCGCCTACGCCGCCGGCGTGTGGACCGGCACGCGCCGCCCCTGACCTAATGCCTCAGTCACGGGGGGGGGGGAAAGTCGCGGCGGAGGCACCAAGTATTTATCAAAGCCGTTGTTTGGCTTTGATGAATACTTGCGCCGACAGGTGGAAACAGCCCTAAATGAAGAAGTAATTCAAGAAAACGAATTACTTCTTCATTTAGTGCCTCCGCCGCGACTTTCCCCCCATAACTGAGGGGGTACCCCCTGACGCTGGTTTCACTTGGTCACCATCAGACCGTGTGCTATTCTTAATGCCATGAAGCAACAGCGCGGGCGCATCAAGTCTCCCAAGACCGTGTCAACGCGATCCCAGATTCTGGTCTTCGCCGCGGCCATCGTCGTGATGGCCGTCGCTTCATACCAAAACACCATCCAGGCCCCATTCATCTTCGACGACATCGAAGGCGTCGTCACCAATCCCACCATCCACCACCTCTGGCCGCCGGGCTGGCTGCATCCGCCGTACGACTCGCCCATGCAGAACCGGCCGGTCGCCAACTTCACATTCGCCGTCAACTTCGCCGTCGGCGACACCGACGTCCGCGGCTACCACATTGTCAATCTGCTCATCCACATCCTGGCGGGCCTGACGCTCCTGGGCCTGATGCGGCGCACGCTTGAACTCGAACCGCTGCGCCATCGCTTCGGGAGCGTCGCAGCGCCGCTGGCTGGCACGATTGCGCTGATCTGGCTGGTCCACCCCGCCGCCACCGAAGCCGTCACCGTCGTCACCAACCGCACCGAGTCGCTGGTCTCGCTGTTTTATCTGCTGACGATGTACCTGTCGCTGCGCGCCGCCACCGCCGAGAGCAAACCTGCAATCTGGACGATGGCCATTCTGGCCGCAGCGGCCTGCTGGCTGGGCATGGGCTCTAAGGAAATCATGATCACCGCTCCGCTGGCGGTGGTTCTGTTCGATCGTGTCTTTGTCTATTCCTCATCCAAGGACATGCTCCGCCGGCGATGGGGCCTGTACCTCGCCTTGGCGGCGGGGTGGGCCATCGTGGCCGCCCGTGCCCTGCCGACCGGCGCGTTCAACCCCGCCGTCGGCTTTGGGCATGGCGTGACGGTCTGGCAATACGCGTGCACGCAATGCGTCGCTGTCGCGAGGTACCTGGCCCTGGCGTTCTGGCCCTGGCCGCTGGTCCTCGACTATGGAAAAGTCATCATCACCAACCCGTGGGCCGTCATCCCATGCGCTCTGCTCCTGGCGGCGCTGCTGGGGCTTTCCGTCTGGGCCCTGGCTCGGCGCAAGGGGGCGGGCTTC
Above is a genomic segment from Planctomycetaceae bacterium containing:
- a CDS encoding ankyrin repeat domain-containing protein; translated protein: MTYLRYLALGMAAISAVSNLSGCRGCSYQEKAPDKFYQPPPPPPTTDVIQIIRQSPRGRLDLTRLSKLADAPGFDVEGGERGKKEGSPLYWAARTNSAPAVSLLIQKGADVNKPDSAGETPLIVAAARGHAQVTVALAQAGANVNHQSANGRTALHSVAAQGNIELAKALVDRGANINAQDQGGMTPLFTAANGGQGEMVEWLMDHGADANIASADGIRPIRVAFLTGHDAIVQLLRKKGARATAADFLKPKGLR
- a CDS encoding ankyrin repeat domain-containing protein, giving the protein MNLGGCRGCAPTAPPNPLDDSYKAKVKTPPPPTPEAILRSDNDQTAARRLAALIDGGADPNGGEEAKRTGPPLISAARMAKPASVQTLIAKGADVNAKGRQGTTALHEAALGGSKEVVEDLIKAGAKIDTQDNFGQAPIHQAIRGSKPEIVEMLIAKGANVNARTKHGTTPIYEAYNQSNYELIELLVKHGADIDAECQGMTPLASSILQEEHEMEAFLRRLGAKKAVAPGKRAVNPALVDAPRR
- a CDS encoding radical SAM protein, with product MSALAHLSHLARYHLLGRMEHLVLHVTGRCNLRCAHCFVDFAPSADLPLERYRRLAREVGSFFWLDIGGGEPFLREDLPEIVAPFNCHVLHIPTNGLNTDAIVESARQIRRRTKARLTMSISIDGLEATHDEIRGRPGVWRQAWKTFDALRELGVSLRINTVLMRRNAGEIIPLMREVRRRNPDFHSISFHRGHADDPMFALPDLAQVRELAGGVFEILGTYDYGQRPLTAGLLRNYHRYLWKLSVETLQQQRQVIPCLAGRAHLAVLGDGSVSSCEMLPSVGTIATQSWAEILSGEALRRQVGMIRAGGCCCTHNCAMLDNVLMRLRSFWPLICQRVPDGRAERR
- a CDS encoding glycosyltransferase family 2 protein; protein product: MPDAPGLSLSVVIPCLNAAATLPALLESLQDQTLSRDQYEILLLDDGSADGTCGVAQRYPRVAISRQHGRGPGAAREAGTAEARGELVLFLDSDTRAAPDLLQRHLRYHRANPGVAATGGSVLPAAPFKILSWQTVDHLSSWFNCHPAARCKAPPEYLPSLNFCIKKDLVRGCHVHWAGGLEHSGEDVLFCHDLRREGLTLAFVPEARVYHHDRRTAGAYLRHMYRWGRHAPHVRGRLASLKYSFLFPRSRVKLLFTLPLIVMGYTALIAAAWLHAKPLTVLMCLPQILLGRLAYAAGVWTGTRRP